The following is a genomic window from Deinococcus sp. LM3.
GCCCTGCGCCGGTTCCTGCGCCGTGACCCCACCGACTTTCCGGCCGGACGGTAGAGCCGACCCACGCTGAACGTCACGCGCCGGGGCGGTCCTCAGGGTGTTCCGGGACGGTCCAGCAGGCGGCGGGCGGCAGGTGCAGCGTGACGGTCTCCCCGGCGCGGGGCGGGGCGTCCGGCGGGGCGTGCCAGACCAGCCCTGTTTCCTGGCCCCCCAGTCCACCCATGCCCGGTCCCTCCATGTCCGGCGCCGGCACGGTCAGCTCGCAGCGCCAGAACGCTCCCGCGAACGACACCTGCCGCACCTGGGCGCGCAGGGTGTTCACGGCGGCCGGTCCGGGCCGGATCGCCTCGGGCCGCACGGTGACCGTCACCGGGCCGTGGCCGGGCCGGGCGACCCGCAGCCGCCCCAGCGCCGTCATGACGTCCGCGCTGTCCTGCACGCCCGGCAGGAAGTTCCGGATGCCGAAGAACCGTGCGGCGTTCAGCGTGGCGGGCCGCGCGTACAGTTCGGCGGGTTCGCCCACCTGCGCCAGCCGCCCGCCGTCCAGGAACCCGATGCGCTGCGCGGTCGCCAGCGCCTCCTCCTGGTCGTGCGTGACGAGCAGCAGCGTCGTGCCGCGTTCCTGCGCCTCGCGCACCAGCCACTCGCGCAGGTCACGGCGCAGCGGGGCGTCGAGGGCGCTGAGGGGTTCGTCCAGCAGGAGCAGGGGAGGGCGGGTGATCAGCGCCCGCCCCAGCGCGGCGCGGCCGGCCTGCCCGCCGGACAGCGCCCCCGCGCGGCGCGGCCCGAGGTCCTGGAGGCCGGTGCGGGTCAGCATGTCCGCGACGCGCGCGTCGGTCTCGGCGCGCGGTACCCGGCGCTGCCGCAGGCCGAAGGCGAGGTTCCCGGCCACGCTCAGGTGCGGGAACAGCAGCGGGTCCTGAAACACCAGTCCCACGTCCCGCGCCTCGGGCGGCACGCTCAGGACGCTGCGGCCCCCGAGGCGCACGTCGCCCTGCGTGGGTGGGTGCAGGCCCGCCACGACGCGCAGCAGGGTGCTCTTGCCGCTGCCGGACGCGCCGAGCAGCGCGAAGCGTTCGCCGCTGCCGACGCTCAGGGACACGCCGCGCAGGACCGGGTGGCCGCCGTGCGCGGCGCTGATCCCGTCGAGTTCCAGGCGGGTCACGCGGCGCTCCTCAGGCGCGGCGCGAGCAGCGCGAAGCCCAGCAGCGGCGGCAGCAGGTACACCAGTCCCAGCGCGCCGCTCAGGGCGTAGTCACCGCCCTGCACGGCGCTGAACAGCAGCAGCGGCAGTGTCCGGACCTGCGCGCCGCCCACGATCAGGGTCAGCAGGTACTCGCTCCAGGACACCAGGAACGCCATCAGCAGCGCCACGAGCACGCCGGAGCGCACGGCGGGCAGCGTCACCTGCCACCACACCGCCGCGCGGGACGCGCCGAGCGTGCGGGCCGCGTCCTCCAGGCGGGCGTCGTACCCGGCGAAGGTGGCGCTCAGCACGGCCACCGCGTACGGCACCGCGACGATCAGGTGCGCGGCGACCACGCCGGCCGGCGTGTCGGCCAGTCCCAGGCGGATGAACACGACCTGAATGCCCATGACGCCCGCGAAGGCCGGCAGGATCAGCGGCGCGAGCAGCGCTGAGTGCACCCACGCCCGCGACCGGCCCGGCCAGCCGTTCAGCGCGCGGGCGGCCGGCAGGGCCAGGGCGGTGGCGGTCACGGCGGTCACGGTTCCCACCCACACGCTGCCCCACAGCGACGCCCACAGCGGCGTGTCGGGGGACAGCGCCGAGGCCCAGGCCCGCAGGCTCCACTCGCCGGGCAGCAGCGCCGGGTAGAACCACGCGCCCGCGAGGGACCACACGCCCAGCAGCAGCAGTGGTCCCACCGCCCCGGCCAGCAGCAGCGCGCCCAGCAGGACGCTGCCCGGCGTCCAGCGGCGCGGCACGGGGCGGCTCAGACCGCTCACCGGGACGGCCCTGTCCGCACGTACGACCACAGCAGCAGCGCGCCCAGCGCCGCCAGGACGGTGCTCAGGGCCATGGCGAGCGGGCGGCGGCCCAGGTCGGTGTCCGTGAACGCCTGGTATGCCAGGACGCTCAGGGTAGTCGGACTGGTCGCGCCCAGCAGCAGCGGCACCTCGACGGTCCCGAGCGCGAACGCGAACACCAGCACGCAGGCCGTCAGCAGGGCCGGGCGGATCGCGGGCCACGTCACCTGCCGGAACCGCGCGGCCCGCCCGGCCCCGAGGCTGCGGGCCACGTCGTGCAGCCGCCCGTCCAGGCGGGTCAGGGCCGCGAGGACCAGCAGCGCCACGAACGGCGTCTCCTTCCACACGAGTTCCAGCACGACGCCCACGCCGAGCGGGTCGAACAGCAGCGCCGGGAAGTCCTGCGGGCCGCGCGTCAGGCCCAGCGCGGCCGTCACGCGTGACAGCAGGCCGCTCTGCGAGAGGGTCAGCAGGACCAGCGTGGCGGCCAGCACGTGCGGGACCGGCAGGGTCAGGCCCGCCAGGAAGCGCAGCCGCGCCCGGCCCGCGCGCCTCAGCAGCAGGGCCAGCGCCGTGCCCAGCGCCGCCGACAGGCCAGTGCTCAGGGTCGCCACGCCCAGCGTCAGCAGCAGCGAGGCCCGCACCGCCGGGTCCGCCATGAGCGTCCGGTACGCCGCGAAATTCACCTCCTGCCCGCCCAGCACGGGGTCCACGCCCACGCTCTGAAGGACGGTCAGGATCAGGCCGCCCCCGAACAGCCCGGCCGTGACGAGCAGCGCCGGGGCGACCATCAACGCCCGGCGCCCCGTCCCGCCGCTCCGGTCTACTTCAGCCACGCGCGGAAGCCGTCCTGCACGCGGCGGTCGTACGTGGCGTCCACGTCGCTGAAGGACCGGCGGGCCAGCAGCGCCGGGTCCAGCGTGTATGGCCCGACCTTCAGGGCGGCCTTCACCTGCGCGCTGAACGCCGGACCCACCCGGCCCGGATCGATGCCCAGGCCGTCGCCCCAGGTGTCGCCGGACAGCTTGGCGAGTTGCAGGTCCGGGCGCAGCAGCAGGTTCGCGAGGACCTGCGCGCCCGCCGCGTGCGCCGCGTTGAAGGGAATCGCCACGAAATGCGTATCCGAGACGGTGCCCGCGTCGAACAGGTACACCCGCGCCGTCTTCGGCAGCAGGCCGCGCTGCACCTCGGCCGCGACGCCGCCGATGTTCTGCACGAACGCGAAATCCACCTCGCCGTTGGCGAACAGCGTGTACAGCTGCGGCAGGTCCGCCGGGAAGGTCCGCCCGCCGCGCCACAGGTTCGGGCGCAGGCCGTCCAGGTACGACCAGAGTTTCGGGGAGGCCCGCTGCCACGTCGCCTCGCGGAACGGCCCGGCGAACGCCTGCGGCCCGCCGCCGAGTTCGAACATCGCCTGCCGCAGGAAGCGGTTACCGTAGAAGTTCGGCGGGGCCGGGAACGTGAAGCGGCCCGGGTGGCGCTGCGCCCACGCGGCGAGCGCCGCGAACGAGCGCGGCAACTCCGAGGGGCTCACGCGGGCGCTGTCGTACACGTACTGCCACTGCGCGCTGCCCCACGGGGACTCGCTGCCGTTCACGGGAAACCCGAAGTCCGTGCGGATTGCCGGACTCTTCCAGTTCACGTACCGCGCGTTCGGGAGCGACTCGGCCCAGCCGGTCTTCAGGAGGCCCGCCTGCTGCGCCGTGCGGAAGTTCTCGCCGTTGATCCAGATCAGGTCCACGCTGCCGCCCCGGACCTTCCCGGCCCGTTTCTCGCCCAGCACCTTGTTCACGGCCTGCGCGGTGTCCGTGACCGGCACGCGCCGCACCGTCACGCCCAGCTTCCTCGCGGCGGGCGCCACGACCGTGTCCACGTAGCGGTTGATGTTGTCCGACCCGCCCCACATGTAGAAGTTCACGGTCTGCCCGCGCGCGGCCCGCTCGGTGGCCGTCCACGCCGCCGACGGTTTCGCCGGGGCGGCTGCCTGGGCCGCCGCCTGTGGGGTCGCCGTGAACAGCAGCGCCGTGAGCAGCGGCGCCATGATCGTAGAGGAAGAGGTGGTCGGGCGAATTCGGGTCATGGTCACTCCGGAAGGGGGGAAGAAGAGGGGGGCTGTGCGGCGCGCGCCGCGCGGTGATCGGCCATGTGCCGTGCGAGTTCAGGGTAGTCGGGATCGATGTCCAGCCGGTACCCGTCCCAGTAGCCGTCCCGCTCCGGGCGGTAATGGCGGGGCGGGGCGGCGTCCGGGCGGGTCGCGGCGGCTTTCAGGGCGCGCCTCACCCGCACGCGCAGCACGTCCGGGTCGGTGGACAGGATCTCCGGGACGCCCACCACCGGCAGGAGCTGCACCGTGACCCGCTGCCCGTACCGTAGCGCCGGCGTGAAGGGATGCTCCCAGATGCGGTGCGTGCCGCTCAGCGCGACCGGCAGGACCGGCACGGCCAGCCGCCGCGCCAGTTCGAAGGCGCCGCGTTGAAAGTCGCTCTCGATACCGGCCACGGTGCCCTGCGCGAACACCACGAGGCTCTCGCCGCCCGCCAGGATGTCCCGCGCGGCCCGCAGCAGGGTCCGGTACCCACCCAGCTGCGCTTCCGGGTGAATGGCGACGTGCCCCAGGCGTGTCACGGCCGGTCCGACGCCCGGCCAGCCGAAGATCTCGTCGCGCGCCACGAAGCGCAGCGGGAGCGGCAGCGCCCGCACCAGACACAGCGGATCGGTGACGCTCTCGTGCAGCGCGACGATCAGGAACGGCCCGCCTGCCGGAACCGGCCCGCGCACCTCCGCCCGGACCCGCAGGTGCCGCAGGATCCGCGCGCTGAACGCCCGCTGGACGCCGTAACGGCGCGTGGGCGACAGGTCCGGCGGCAACCGCGCCAGCCGGTTCAGTTCCCACCACAGCAGCCCCTGGCCGCGCAGGGCGTAGCGCAGCGCGGCCAGCTGGCCCTGCGGCGCGGCGCGCAGCGTCACGGGGCCAGCTGGCGGGGAGGCGGCGGCGCGGGTTACGCCCGGTTCAGTCGGCATGGGTGCCGTCAGGATGCCGCAGCGGGCCGGGCGGGTGTGTTGCCGGCATGACAGAACCGCCCGCCCGGCCCGCCTCCCTGAATATCGATATTCAGGACAGCAGCTGACCGAGTTCGGCCATCAGGCGCTCGGCCCGCGCGCGCTGCTTCTCCGGCAGGGCCGCGAGCCGGGCCGGCGACAGCTGACGCCGCAGCTCCCGCAGGGTATCGCCGGAAGTGGCCGGGCCGGAAGCCGCTGGGCTGGAGCTCTGCCGCGCGCGGATCTGCGCCCGGACCTCCGCCTGGGTCCAGCCCTGCGCGATCGCCTCCGCCACGAGTTCCGCGTGCAGGGCGGCGGGCGCGCGGGCGATCAGCAGCGCCTTGGAATACGCCAGTTCGCCGCGCTCGACGGCCGCGCGCATCGGTTCTTTCAGGGACAGGACCGGCAGGCCGTTCACCACGAACGACACCCACTGCTCGCCCCCCAGCTGCGCGAACAGCTGCTCGGCGACCTGCACGTCCTCTGGGTGGGCCTGCGGGTTGGCGCGCATCTGCTTGAGGTGCGCGGGCACGTCCTGCACGTCCAAGCTCAGCGTGCGGGCCAGCAGCGTCAGCTTGCCCGTCACCTCCTCGAAGCGGTTGAGGTCGGCGCGTTGCAGGTTCTCCAGCGTGGCGATCACCTCGAACTCCTCGTCCGAGACGGCCTGCACGATCACCGGGATCTCGCGCCGCCCGGCCAGCCGGGACGCACGGTAACGCCGCTCGCCGAACACGATCTCGAACCGCTCCCCGGAGGGCCGCACCATGATCGGCTGCAGCACGCCCCGCTCGGCGATGCTGACCGCCAGATCCTGAAGCTGCTGCGGATCGAAGTGCCGGCGCGGCTGGCGCGGGTTGGGCACGATCAGGTCCAGCGGTAGCGTCTGCGGGGCTGCCGGGGCGGCGCCGGCCCCGTCCTGCGCTGTGAACGACTGCGCGCGCTCCAGCAGGTTCGTGAGGCGCGGGCCCTTGCGCCCGAAGGCGTTCACGCCGGACCGCCCATGGCGCCCAGGATCTCGTCCCAGATCTCCCGGAACTG
Proteins encoded in this region:
- a CDS encoding ABC transporter substrate-binding protein gives rise to the protein MTRIRPTTSSSTIMAPLLTALLFTATPQAAAQAAAPAKPSAAWTATERAARGQTVNFYMWGGSDNINRYVDTVVAPAARKLGVTVRRVPVTDTAQAVNKVLGEKRAGKVRGGSVDLIWINGENFRTAQQAGLLKTGWAESLPNARYVNWKSPAIRTDFGFPVNGSESPWGSAQWQYVYDSARVSPSELPRSFAALAAWAQRHPGRFTFPAPPNFYGNRFLRQAMFELGGGPQAFAGPFREATWQRASPKLWSYLDGLRPNLWRGGRTFPADLPQLYTLFANGEVDFAFVQNIGGVAAEVQRGLLPKTARVYLFDAGTVSDTHFVAIPFNAAHAAGAQVLANLLLRPDLQLAKLSGDTWGDGLGIDPGRVGPAFSAQVKAALKVGPYTLDPALLARRSFSDVDATYDRRVQDGFRAWLK
- a CDS encoding ABC transporter permease subunit, whose translation is MAEVDRSGGTGRRALMVAPALLVTAGLFGGGLILTVLQSVGVDPVLGGQEVNFAAYRTLMADPAVRASLLLTLGVATLSTGLSAALGTALALLLRRAGRARLRFLAGLTLPVPHVLAATLVLLTLSQSGLLSRVTAALGLTRGPQDFPALLFDPLGVGVVLELVWKETPFVALLVLAALTRLDGRLHDVARSLGAGRAARFRQVTWPAIRPALLTACVLVFAFALGTVEVPLLLGATSPTTLSVLAYQAFTDTDLGRRPLAMALSTVLAALGALLLWSYVRTGPSR
- a CDS encoding ABC transporter ATP-binding protein: MTRLELDGISAAHGGHPVLRGVSLSVGSGERFALLGASGSGKSTLLRVVAGLHPPTQGDVRLGGRSVLSVPPEARDVGLVFQDPLLFPHLSVAGNLAFGLRQRRVPRAETDARVADMLTRTGLQDLGPRRAGALSGGQAGRAALGRALITRPPLLLLDEPLSALDAPLRRDLREWLVREAQERGTTLLLVTHDQEEALATAQRIGFLDGGRLAQVGEPAELYARPATLNAARFFGIRNFLPGVQDSADVMTALGRLRVARPGHGPVTVTVRPEAIRPGPAAVNTLRAQVRQVSFAGAFWRCELTVPAPDMEGPGMGGLGGQETGLVWHAPPDAPPRAGETVTLHLPPAACWTVPEHPEDRPGA
- a CDS encoding lysophospholipid acyltransferase family protein, with translation MPTEPGVTRAAASPPAGPVTLRAAPQGQLAALRYALRGQGLLWWELNRLARLPPDLSPTRRYGVQRAFSARILRHLRVRAEVRGPVPAGGPFLIVALHESVTDPLCLVRALPLPLRFVARDEIFGWPGVGPAVTRLGHVAIHPEAQLGGYRTLLRAARDILAGGESLVVFAQGTVAGIESDFQRGAFELARRLAVPVLPVALSGTHRIWEHPFTPALRYGQRVTVQLLPVVGVPEILSTDPDVLRVRVRRALKAAATRPDAAPPRHYRPERDGYWDGYRLDIDPDYPELARHMADHRAARAAQPPSSSPLPE
- a CDS encoding ABC transporter permease subunit, producing MSGLSRPVPRRWTPGSVLLGALLLAGAVGPLLLLGVWSLAGAWFYPALLPGEWSLRAWASALSPDTPLWASLWGSVWVGTVTAVTATALALPAARALNGWPGRSRAWVHSALLAPLILPAFAGVMGIQVVFIRLGLADTPAGVVAAHLIVAVPYAVAVLSATFAGYDARLEDAARTLGASRAAVWWQVTLPAVRSGVLVALLMAFLVSWSEYLLTLIVGGAQVRTLPLLLFSAVQGGDYALSGALGLVYLLPPLLGFALLAPRLRSAA
- a CDS encoding ParB/RepB/Spo0J family partition protein, translated to MNAFGRKGPRLTNLLERAQSFTAQDGAGAAPAAPQTLPLDLIVPNPRQPRRHFDPQQLQDLAVSIAERGVLQPIMVRPSGERFEIVFGERRYRASRLAGRREIPVIVQAVSDEEFEVIATLENLQRADLNRFEEVTGKLTLLARTLSLDVQDVPAHLKQMRANPQAHPEDVQVAEQLFAQLGGEQWVSFVVNGLPVLSLKEPMRAAVERGELAYSKALLIARAPAALHAELVAEAIAQGWTQAEVRAQIRARQSSSPAASGPATSGDTLRELRRQLSPARLAALPEKQRARAERLMAELGQLLS